In one window of Oryza sativa Japonica Group chromosome 9, ASM3414082v1 DNA:
- the LOC4346646 gene encoding uncharacterized protein yields the protein MAAASAGAAGRRRAWRVIPRPVLETVLHNHALRPRVPQPLILHGPRGVGKSTLLLRRLLPQWSEPPHAAAFVDFLRPGPDAPWSLLLPAAEGAAPSLPDLRLRLESALEGLARDAVLRGAVGSKDVLAALSRSHGLHTALTRLAGPAARRGGRGGGGYPVPTLWARAVLAASSSARGDDSTFCIGEGEATNCSMEEKAYMQEAMAALRVAKEVLRMQEGWRKEAVREMNRTGRFSRPLANSATDWPCLLLDVLSGAAEVDFFQPKLVLNNVDVLRKATCKDDTMVPAAMYHDSLIWRVIALGANEQCLPVIMSTSDGYYSSQAFVDFGFPNIFISRETFGWTPQEAKLHMVPEFFSEKEWKVVDEVLGTNPRQLSEIYMLKQNADSTGVLHDQNIEEIIDIYLAHLQVSVVNPAMEAALGMVQKFASDVREGKVPENRLSFGAPWRHPPQGGNPDASYKWAKIQLMDFVQSFVNTEFGVNYLADDSLEIFDDPAALAMSEVGLLYQQRDPSFMRPITRGIQRCLARWLVQQRLQLSFQESIAFLWQRAIRGRSYRHLMKEVGYK from the exons atggccgccgcgtccgccggagcggccggccgccgcaggGCGTGGCGTGTGATCCCGCGCCCCGTCCTCGAGACGGTCCTCCACAACCACGCGCTCCGCCCGCGCGTCCCGCAGCCGCTCATCCTCCACGGGCCCCGCGGCGTCGGCAAGtccaccctcctcctccgccgcctcctcccgcagTGGTCTGAgcccccgcacgccgccgccttcgtcgaCTTCCTCCGCCCCGGCCCCGACGCGCCGTGgtcgctcctcctccccgccgccgagggcgcggcgccgtcgctccccgacctccgcctccgcctcgagtCCGCGCTCGAGGGCCTCGCGCGCGACGCCGTGCTCCGCGGCGCCGTCGGGTCCAAGGACGtgctcgccgcgctctcccgctCCCACGGCCTCCACACCGCGCTGACACGCCTCGCGGGACcagccgcccgccgcggcggtcgtggcggcggcggttacCCAGTCCCGACGCTGTGGGCGAGGGCCGTCCTCGCCGCGTCCTCCTCGGCGCGTGGCGACGACTCTACCTTCTGCATTGGTGAGGGGGAGGCGACCAACTGCTCCATGGAGGAGAAGGCGTACATGCAGGAGGCAATGGCGGCGCTGCGTGTGGCCAAGGAGGTGCTCCGGATGCAAGAGGGGTGGAGGAAGGAGGCGGTGCGGGAGATGAATAGGACTGGCCGGTTCTCGAGGCCACTGGCCAATTCCGCAACCGACTGGCCATGCCTGTTGCTGGATGTGCTCTCGGGTGCGGCTGAGGTGGATTTCTTTCAG CCAAAGCTGGTGCTGAACAATGTGGATGTGCTGAGGAAGGCGACTTGCAAGGATGATACGATGGTGCCTGCGGCAATGTATCATGATAGCTTGATTTGGAGGGTGATCGCACTCGGTGCCAACGAACAGTGCTTGCCGGTCATTATGTCTACCTCAGATGG CTACTATTCTTCACAAGCATTTGTTGATTTTGGTTTTCCTAATATATTCATTTCTCGTGAG ACATTTGGTTGGACACCACAGGAAGCTAAGTTGCATATGGTCCCTGAATTCTTCAGTGAGAAGGAG TGGAAAGTTGTGGATGAGGTTCTTGGGACAAACCCACGGCAATTATCTGAGATTTACATGTTGAAGCAGAATGCAGATAGCACAGG GGTTTTGCATGATCAAAATATCGAGGAAATTATCGACATATACCTGGCACACTTGCAA GTTTCTGTTGTGAATCCTGCAATGGAGGCAGCATTAGGAATGGTACAGAAGTTCGCATCTGATGTCCGTGAGGGAAAAGTACCAGAAAATAGATTGTCTTTCGGTGCACCATGGAGACATCCGCCTCAGGGGGGTAACCCTGATGCATCCTATAAGTGGGCAAAGATTCAACTAATGGATTTCGTGCAATCTTTTGTAAACACTGAGTTCGGG GTGAATTATCTAGCAGATGACAGCCTGGAAATATTTGATGATCCTGCTGCACTCGCCATGTCAGAG GTTGGTTTACTTTATCAACAAAGAGATCCATCCTTCATGCGGCCAATCACTCGAGGAATTCAGCGTTGCCTTGCTCGATG